One segment of Bombus pascuorum chromosome 6, iyBomPasc1.1, whole genome shotgun sequence DNA contains the following:
- the LOC132907981 gene encoding mitochondrial fission process protein 1, with the protein MDIKKEVDLYRDTPIRYLGYANEIGEAFRSIVPNSIVWLSYAVASGYVLADTINKGFKAYQDNVTPKATKNTVLSMTDTLLWQSFASVVVPGLTINRVCAAVQFVQKRSNNVFLKSKWIPTIIGLASIPFIIRPIDNIVEETMNVTYRRWIGYYPK; encoded by the exons atggacataaaaaaagaagtggaCCTATACCGTGATACACCTATCAGATATTTGG gatatgcaaatgaaattggAGAAGCTTTTAGATCTATAGTTCCAAATTCAATTGTATGGCTCAGTTATGCTGTAGCCAGTGGCTACGTTCTTGCAGACACAATTAACAAAGGGTTTAAAGCTTATCAA GATAATGTAACTCCAAAAGCAACAAAAAATACTGTACTTTCCATGACAGATACTTTATTGTGGCAGTCATTTGCATCTGTAGTTGTGCCTGGTTTGACAATTAACAGAGTTTGCGCTGCTGTTCAATTTGTACAAAAAAGAAGTAACAATGTGTTCTTAAAAAGCAAATGGATTCCAACCATTATTGGTTTAGCATCCATACCTTTCATAATACGTCCTATAGATAATATAGTAGAAGAAACAATGAATGTGACATACAGAAGGTGGATAGGATACTACCCAAAATGa